The proteins below are encoded in one region of Pseudophryne corroboree isolate aPseCor3 chromosome 8, aPseCor3.hap2, whole genome shotgun sequence:
- the RGL2 gene encoding ral guanine nucleotide dissociation stimulator-like 2 isoform X2, with protein MSVALNFCLSWGTPCVTPKTKWYFLPGKALKYEGEEEQDGVIYSVYLRNTITQQPPAKVLALRAGTLPRLVRHLLEARILGDTSFTPVFLATYRTFSSTTEVLRILLDRLQSHGHTPTSDNSHGGKEDDISSLFCGWMSQYPKDFVSLDPSMRERLSLCFLRLQKTNLVTKLQELGGEEKDGAERPPMAGNETEHSDPLDILTFQASDVAEQLTCLEASLFLRVVPYECLGSVWSRRDRGGDHCERCHTVRETVRHFNRLSGAVTASCVRDPQLKPQQRARVIEKWVRVAEECWNLRNFSSVYAILSALQSTAVHRLKRVWAETSREIQRSYQEMSEVFSEQDNYARMREQLFQSQDTPDVTAKRHLPRAKDPRATGVIPYLGVLLTDLVMLDSAIRDQLENGYLNFEKRRKEFESLSQIRILQTVCLGYRFRSDPHFVSWFLRLGSISEDESYRLSCDIEPTQDAVPVAPVKPTVIITHCTDLLASIAAPFGPGLHLVSWDMPCDRLMTPGLTAQQKSPSVPALDLQSSPKPPPKGFLSPVTGRGHRRSASCGTPINPPVLHSSSAESLTEPGKLPDPTADNRIIRARVEPAEENSVYKSVRISSQEKVPTVIDRIVRKHHMLPKGPQELVQLLPGNKELVIPGTANVFYAMSSSSLDFLVRPQHLTNTALLPETRHHLKAHINATYPKVKAKAGDFAKSLF; from the exons ATGAGTGTGGCCCTCAATTTCTGCCTGTCATGGGGTACTCCCTGTGTCACCCCCAAAACGAAATGGTACTTTCTGCCGGGCAAG GCTTTGAAATATGAAGGAGAGGAAGAGCAGGACGGTGTCATATACAGTGTGTATCTACGGAACACAATTACACAACAG CCTCCAGCTAAAGTGTTAGCCCTGCGAGCTGGTACTCTTCCCAGACTGGTCCGCCATCTTCTAGAAGCCCGGATTCTGGGGGACACGTCATTCACCCCAGTCTTCCTTGCAACGTATCGTACCTTTAGCAGCACTACTGAAGTGCTGCGGATCCTGCTGGACAG GTTACAGAGTCATGGTCACACACCGACCTCCGATAACTCACATGGAGGGAAGGAAGATGA CATCAGCAGTCTCTTCTGTGGCTGGATGTCTCAGTACCCCAAGGACTTTGTATCACTTGACCCCAGCATGAGAGAGCGACTGTCTCTCTGCTTTTTGAGACTGCAGAAAACGAACTTGGTAACAAAACTTCAGGAACTTGGTGGGGAAGAGAAGGATGGTGCAGAGCGCCCCCCCATGGCGGGAAATGAGACGGAGCACTCCGACCCTTTAGATATCCTGACATTTCAAGCTAGCGATGTGGCGGAACAACTGACCTGTTTGGAGGCT TCTTTGTTCTTAAGAGTGGTCCCATATGAGTGCTTGGGATCAGTCTGGTCTCGGAGAGACAGGGGAGGAGACCACTGTGAACGATGTCACACCGTCAGAGAGACGGTCCGCCACTTTAACCGCTTGTCAGGGGCCGTGACAGCATCTTGTGTTCGAGACCCCCAACTGAAGCCACAACAGAGAGCCCGGGTGATTGAGAAGTGGGTGAGAGTAGCAGAG GAGTGCTGGAACCTGAGGAACTTCTCGTCGGTCTACGCTATTCTCTCTGCCTTACAAAGCACGGCTGTCCACCGCCTGAAGAGAGTGTGGGCTGAGACGTCTAG GGAAATCCAGCGCAGCTACCAGGAAATGAGCGAGGTTTTCTCTGAGCAAGACAATTACGCCCGCATGAGAGAGCAGCTCTTCCAG TCCCAAGACACACCTGATGTTACCGCGAAAAGACACCTACCTCGGGCCAAAGACCCACGGGCCACG GGGGTAATTCCGTACCTCGGCGTCTTACTCACCGACCTGGTCATGCTGGATTCTGCCATCCGAGATCAACTGGAG AACGGATATCTCAACTTTGAGAAGCGCAGAAAG GAGTTTGAGTCCCTGTCTCAGATACGTATTCTGCAGACGGTCTGCCTGGGATATCGGTTCCGTTCTGATCCGCACTTTGTCAGCTGGTTCCTCAGACTGGGCTCCATCAGCGAAGATGAGAG TTATCGACTGTCGTGCGATATTGAACCAACACAGGACGCAGTGCCAGTAGCACCGGTGAAACCTACAGTGATCATCACACACTGCACAGA TCTACTGGCTTCCATCGCGGCACCATTTGGACCCGGCCTGCACCTGGTGTCTTGGGACATGCCCTGTGATCGGCTGATGACGCCTGGACTGACTGCG CAACAGAAGAGCCCGTCTGTCCCAGCGCTGGACCTACAGAGCTCCCCAAAGCCACCTCCCAAAGGGTTCCTTTCCCCGGTTACTGGCCGCGGGCACAGACGTTCCGCCTCTTGTGGTACCCCTATAAATCCCCCCGTGCTGCACAGCTCGTCTGCCGAGAGCCTTACGGAGCCCGGCAAACTACCTGACCCCACTGCAGATAATCGCATCATCCGTGCACGCGTGGAGCCTGCGGAGGAAAACAGCGTGTACAAGAGCGTGCGG ATCAGCAGTCAAGAAAAAGTCCCGACGGTGATTGACCGGATCGTCAGGAAACACCATATGCTTCCAAAGGGGCCGCAAGAACTGGTTCAGCTATTGCCCGGGAATAAAG
- the RGL2 gene encoding ral guanine nucleotide dissociation stimulator-like 2 isoform X1: MNLRTLRTALEEERRTGHRAKQESKYDQGEALKYEGEEEQDGVIYSVYLRNTITQQPPAKVLALRAGTLPRLVRHLLEARILGDTSFTPVFLATYRTFSSTTEVLRILLDRLQSHGHTPTSDNSHGGKEDDISSLFCGWMSQYPKDFVSLDPSMRERLSLCFLRLQKTNLVTKLQELGGEEKDGAERPPMAGNETEHSDPLDILTFQASDVAEQLTCLEASLFLRVVPYECLGSVWSRRDRGGDHCERCHTVRETVRHFNRLSGAVTASCVRDPQLKPQQRARVIEKWVRVAEECWNLRNFSSVYAILSALQSTAVHRLKRVWAETSREIQRSYQEMSEVFSEQDNYARMREQLFQSQDTPDVTAKRHLPRAKDPRATGVIPYLGVLLTDLVMLDSAIRDQLENGYLNFEKRRKEFESLSQIRILQTVCLGYRFRSDPHFVSWFLRLGSISEDESYRLSCDIEPTQDAVPVAPVKPTVIITHCTDLLASIAAPFGPGLHLVSWDMPCDRLMTPGLTAQQKSPSVPALDLQSSPKPPPKGFLSPVTGRGHRRSASCGTPINPPVLHSSSAESLTEPGKLPDPTADNRIIRARVEPAEENSVYKSVRISSQEKVPTVIDRIVRKHHMLPKGPQELVQLLPGNKELVIPGTANVFYAMSSSSLDFLVRPQHLTNTALLPETRHHLKAHINATYPKVKAKAGDFAKSLF; encoded by the exons ATGAACTTGCGCACACTAAGGACTGCGCTGGAGGAGGAGAGACGGACTGGACACCGAGCGAAACAAGAGTCCAAATACGATCAGGGCGAG GCTTTGAAATATGAAGGAGAGGAAGAGCAGGACGGTGTCATATACAGTGTGTATCTACGGAACACAATTACACAACAG CCTCCAGCTAAAGTGTTAGCCCTGCGAGCTGGTACTCTTCCCAGACTGGTCCGCCATCTTCTAGAAGCCCGGATTCTGGGGGACACGTCATTCACCCCAGTCTTCCTTGCAACGTATCGTACCTTTAGCAGCACTACTGAAGTGCTGCGGATCCTGCTGGACAG GTTACAGAGTCATGGTCACACACCGACCTCCGATAACTCACATGGAGGGAAGGAAGATGA CATCAGCAGTCTCTTCTGTGGCTGGATGTCTCAGTACCCCAAGGACTTTGTATCACTTGACCCCAGCATGAGAGAGCGACTGTCTCTCTGCTTTTTGAGACTGCAGAAAACGAACTTGGTAACAAAACTTCAGGAACTTGGTGGGGAAGAGAAGGATGGTGCAGAGCGCCCCCCCATGGCGGGAAATGAGACGGAGCACTCCGACCCTTTAGATATCCTGACATTTCAAGCTAGCGATGTGGCGGAACAACTGACCTGTTTGGAGGCT TCTTTGTTCTTAAGAGTGGTCCCATATGAGTGCTTGGGATCAGTCTGGTCTCGGAGAGACAGGGGAGGAGACCACTGTGAACGATGTCACACCGTCAGAGAGACGGTCCGCCACTTTAACCGCTTGTCAGGGGCCGTGACAGCATCTTGTGTTCGAGACCCCCAACTGAAGCCACAACAGAGAGCCCGGGTGATTGAGAAGTGGGTGAGAGTAGCAGAG GAGTGCTGGAACCTGAGGAACTTCTCGTCGGTCTACGCTATTCTCTCTGCCTTACAAAGCACGGCTGTCCACCGCCTGAAGAGAGTGTGGGCTGAGACGTCTAG GGAAATCCAGCGCAGCTACCAGGAAATGAGCGAGGTTTTCTCTGAGCAAGACAATTACGCCCGCATGAGAGAGCAGCTCTTCCAG TCCCAAGACACACCTGATGTTACCGCGAAAAGACACCTACCTCGGGCCAAAGACCCACGGGCCACG GGGGTAATTCCGTACCTCGGCGTCTTACTCACCGACCTGGTCATGCTGGATTCTGCCATCCGAGATCAACTGGAG AACGGATATCTCAACTTTGAGAAGCGCAGAAAG GAGTTTGAGTCCCTGTCTCAGATACGTATTCTGCAGACGGTCTGCCTGGGATATCGGTTCCGTTCTGATCCGCACTTTGTCAGCTGGTTCCTCAGACTGGGCTCCATCAGCGAAGATGAGAG TTATCGACTGTCGTGCGATATTGAACCAACACAGGACGCAGTGCCAGTAGCACCGGTGAAACCTACAGTGATCATCACACACTGCACAGA TCTACTGGCTTCCATCGCGGCACCATTTGGACCCGGCCTGCACCTGGTGTCTTGGGACATGCCCTGTGATCGGCTGATGACGCCTGGACTGACTGCG CAACAGAAGAGCCCGTCTGTCCCAGCGCTGGACCTACAGAGCTCCCCAAAGCCACCTCCCAAAGGGTTCCTTTCCCCGGTTACTGGCCGCGGGCACAGACGTTCCGCCTCTTGTGGTACCCCTATAAATCCCCCCGTGCTGCACAGCTCGTCTGCCGAGAGCCTTACGGAGCCCGGCAAACTACCTGACCCCACTGCAGATAATCGCATCATCCGTGCACGCGTGGAGCCTGCGGAGGAAAACAGCGTGTACAAGAGCGTGCGG ATCAGCAGTCAAGAAAAAGTCCCGACGGTGATTGACCGGATCGTCAGGAAACACCATATGCTTCCAAAGGGGCCGCAAGAACTGGTTCAGCTATTGCCCGGGAATAAAG